Proteins from a genomic interval of Chloroflexota bacterium:
- a CDS encoding HNH endonuclease signature motif containing protein, which translates to MFMDDWFRDGVRKRTSLKDWHKPLHALQGGKCMYCGHKLRLGDGHVDHKKPHSQGGQEKPSNMQLLCAPCNTRKGAQTDAQFRKKFKDVLPSTLPPVKAIPLSKFEAVAKTVATKKAKVAKKRRDQDPFGFW; encoded by the coding sequence ATGTTCATGGATGACTGGTTCAGAGACGGTGTGCGCAAGCGTACTTCCCTTAAGGACTGGCACAAACCACTTCATGCCCTGCAAGGGGGCAAGTGCATGTACTGCGGACACAAGCTTCGGTTGGGGGATGGCCACGTTGACCACAAGAAGCCTCACTCTCAAGGTGGACAAGAAAAGCCGAGCAACATGCAATTATTGTGCGCTCCGTGCAATACGCGGAAGGGTGCCCAAACTGATGCGCAGTTCCGTAAGAAGTTTAAGGACGTCCTTCCTAGCACACTACCACCGGTTAAAGCGATTCCGCTTTCCAAGTTTGAGGCTGTAGCGAAGACCGTGGCAACGAAGAAGGCGAAAGTCGCCAAGAAGCGCAGGGACCAAGACCCCTTTGGATTCTGGTAG
- a CDS encoding isocitrate/isopropylmalate family dehydrogenase: MVDTQAIEAAKEHFGVVLQQQLERVERLKSAEPAIDFASVPTITVGVMGGDGIGPYIAAEAQRVLEYLLRDSVASGKVAFKIIEGLTIENRAEHMKSIPDDVLAQIKECHVTLKGPTHTPEQGDGWPNLESANVAMRKELDLYANVRPVRIPAEGIDWTFFRENTEDLYAVGSQGINVDSDLAIDFRVITRPGSQRIIDAAFEYAKRTGKTKVTAVTKANVVKTTDGNFLNLAQDIAKNYPGIELDAWYIDIMTAKLLDPARRAEFQVLVMPNLYGDILTDEAGQIQGGVGTAGSANLGNQSSMFEAIHGSAPRMVSEGRAQYADPSSMLRAGAMLMEHIGYPDLGQRLHQALDICGQYEREIVMTGRSTGATGAEFGDYIMATVEDANVGNRWQAYVDAG, encoded by the coding sequence ATGGTAGACACCCAAGCAATAGAGGCAGCCAAGGAGCACTTCGGCGTCGTACTGCAGCAGCAGTTGGAGCGCGTGGAGCGGCTGAAGTCGGCGGAACCTGCCATTGACTTCGCGTCCGTGCCCACGATCACCGTGGGCGTCATGGGCGGCGACGGCATCGGGCCGTACATCGCGGCGGAGGCGCAGCGCGTGCTCGAGTACCTGCTCCGCGACTCCGTGGCATCGGGCAAGGTAGCCTTCAAGATCATCGAGGGCCTGACCATCGAGAACCGGGCCGAGCACATGAAGTCCATCCCGGACGACGTGCTGGCCCAAATCAAGGAATGCCACGTCACGCTGAAGGGCCCCACCCACACACCCGAGCAGGGCGACGGCTGGCCCAACCTTGAGAGCGCCAACGTGGCCATGCGCAAAGAGCTGGACCTCTATGCCAACGTGCGTCCCGTCCGCATCCCGGCGGAAGGCATCGACTGGACGTTCTTCCGGGAGAACACGGAGGACCTGTACGCCGTGGGCAGCCAGGGCATCAACGTAGACTCCGACCTGGCGATCGACTTCCGCGTCATCACGCGGCCCGGCTCCCAGCGCATCATCGATGCGGCGTTTGAGTACGCCAAGCGCACGGGCAAGACCAAGGTGACCGCCGTGACCAAGGCGAACGTCGTCAAGACGACGGACGGCAACTTCCTGAACCTGGCGCAGGACATCGCCAAGAACTACCCGGGGATCGAGCTGGACGCCTGGTACATCGACATCATGACCGCCAAGCTGCTTGACCCCGCGCGGCGCGCCGAATTCCAGGTGCTGGTGATGCCGAACCTGTACGGCGACATCCTGACAGACGAGGCCGGCCAGATCCAGGGCGGCGTGGGCACAGCGGGCAGCGCCAACCTCGGCAACCAGTCCTCCATGTTCGAGGCGATTCACGGCAGCGCTCCGCGCATGGTCTCCGAAGGCCGCGCCCAGTATGCCGACCCGAGCTCCATGCTCCGCGCCGGCGCCATGCTGATGGAGCACATCGGCTACCCGGACCTTGGCCAGCGGCTGCACCAGGCGCTGGACATCTGCGGGCAGTACGAGCGCGAGATCGTGATGACGGGCCGCAGCACGGGCGCGACGGGAGCCGAGTTCGGCGACTACATCATGGCGACCGTCGAGGACGCCAACGTCGGCAACCGCTGGCAGGCATACGTCGACGCTGGCTAA
- a CDS encoding methylmalonyl-CoA carboxyltransferase produces MEQRQESRLDQLEQLRAQTLLGGGERRIAQQHEKGKLTARERLALLVDPGSFQELDSFATHRATEFGLADQKALGDAVVTGYGHVNGRQVFVFAQDFTVMGGSLSEVVAEKVCKIMQLAMKVGAPVVGIEDSGGARIQEGVSSLKGYGDIFLLNTLASGVVPQISVIMGPCAGGAVYSPAITDFIFMTEGTGQMYITGPDVIKSVTGEEVTHEELGGAHAHTAISGVAHFAYANDEECIEQVRRLLEFLPSSNAEDPPRRDSGDDPNRLCETLRSIVPEGENQPYDMKDVIDAVVDGGDFMEVQPENAQNIVVGFGRMDGHTVGIVGQQPAYLAGSLDIGASLKAARFVRFCDAFNVPILTFIDVPGFLPGTEQEYGGIIKHGAKLIYAYAEATVPKVSVLTRKAYGGGYIVMGSKHLRTDVNYAWPSAEIAVMGPAGAVNVIHREAIRNAEDQDAERARLVQEYRDLTANPYVAASRGFIDDVIDPAETRMRVIRSFEMLRDKRDSLPPKKHGNIPL; encoded by the coding sequence GTGGAACAACGGCAAGAGTCCCGACTGGACCAACTTGAACAGCTCCGCGCCCAGACCCTCCTCGGGGGCGGCGAGCGGCGCATAGCCCAGCAGCACGAGAAGGGCAAGCTCACCGCACGTGAGCGGCTCGCGCTGCTGGTCGACCCCGGCTCCTTCCAGGAGCTGGACAGCTTCGCGACGCACCGCGCGACCGAGTTCGGCCTGGCCGACCAGAAGGCGCTCGGCGACGCCGTGGTGACGGGCTACGGGCACGTCAACGGCCGGCAGGTCTTTGTCTTCGCGCAGGACTTCACGGTCATGGGCGGCTCGCTCTCGGAGGTCGTCGCGGAGAAGGTCTGCAAGATCATGCAGCTCGCCATGAAGGTGGGCGCGCCCGTCGTCGGGATCGAGGACTCGGGCGGCGCGCGCATCCAGGAGGGCGTCTCCAGCCTGAAGGGCTACGGCGACATCTTCCTGCTGAACACGCTGGCGTCCGGCGTGGTGCCGCAGATCTCCGTCATCATGGGCCCATGCGCGGGCGGCGCCGTCTACTCCCCCGCCATCACGGACTTCATCTTCATGACGGAGGGCACCGGGCAGATGTACATCACCGGCCCCGACGTCATCAAGTCCGTGACCGGCGAGGAGGTGACGCACGAGGAGCTGGGCGGCGCGCACGCGCACACCGCCATCAGCGGCGTCGCGCACTTTGCCTACGCCAATGACGAGGAGTGCATCGAGCAGGTGCGGCGGCTCCTCGAATTCCTGCCGTCGAGCAACGCCGAGGACCCGCCCCGGCGCGACAGCGGCGACGATCCCAACCGGCTCTGCGAGACGCTCCGCTCCATCGTGCCGGAGGGCGAGAACCAGCCCTACGACATGAAGGACGTCATCGACGCGGTCGTCGACGGCGGCGACTTCATGGAGGTACAGCCGGAGAACGCGCAGAACATCGTCGTCGGCTTTGGGCGCATGGACGGCCACACGGTCGGCATCGTCGGGCAGCAGCCGGCGTACCTCGCGGGGTCGCTCGACATCGGCGCGTCGCTGAAGGCCGCGCGCTTCGTGCGCTTCTGTGACGCCTTCAACGTGCCCATCCTCACGTTCATCGACGTCCCCGGCTTCCTGCCCGGAACGGAGCAGGAGTACGGCGGCATCATCAAGCACGGCGCAAAGCTCATCTACGCCTACGCGGAGGCCACGGTGCCCAAGGTCAGCGTGCTGACGCGGAAGGCCTACGGCGGCGGCTACATCGTCATGGGCAGCAAGCACTTGCGGACGGACGTGAACTACGCGTGGCCGTCGGCGGAGATCGCCGTCATGGGCCCGGCGGGCGCGGTCAACGTCATCCACCGCGAGGCCATCCGCAACGCCGAGGACCAGGACGCCGAGCGCGCGCGGCTGGTGCAGGAGTACCGCGACCTGACGGCCAACCCCTACGTCGCGGCCTCACGCGGGTTCATCGACGACGTGATCGACCCGGCCGAGACCCGGATGCGCGTGATCCGCTCCTTTGAAATGCTTCGGGACAAGCGCGACAGCCTGCCGCCGAAGAAGCACGGGAACATCCCGCTGTGA
- the xerD gene encoding site-specific tyrosine recombinase XerD, producing the protein MKQQIDAYLNHLAVERGFSGNTIMAYRNDLYSLQKHLESDGLSDWRRVTSDHLAGFVLSLQEKGYSETTRARKTAAVRSFFAFLVDDRMLENSPAVELSSPKIGRSLPSALTEDEVVRLLDAPMAVDTPESRRDKAMLELLYATGMRVTELVSLKVSDVNLSGGYVRCIGKGNKERLIPFHEQALGSLEFYIDEGRDSFLGNGRKEQALFLNRRGEQLTRQGFWLILKEYARKAGIANPVTPHTLRHSFATHMLRGGASLRQVQEFLGHASIASTQIYTHLTDDHLREQFEEAHPRGK; encoded by the coding sequence ATGAAACAGCAGATTGACGCGTATCTCAACCATCTTGCCGTGGAACGCGGCTTTTCCGGCAACACCATCATGGCGTACCGGAACGATCTCTACTCCCTCCAGAAGCACCTGGAGTCCGACGGCCTCTCAGATTGGCGCCGCGTCACCTCCGACCACTTGGCCGGGTTCGTGCTGTCGCTGCAGGAGAAGGGCTACTCGGAGACCACGCGCGCCCGGAAGACGGCCGCCGTCCGCTCCTTCTTCGCCTTTCTGGTCGACGACCGCATGCTGGAGAACAGCCCAGCCGTCGAGCTCAGCTCGCCCAAGATCGGACGGAGCCTCCCCAGCGCGCTCACCGAGGACGAGGTCGTCCGGCTGCTGGACGCGCCCATGGCCGTCGACACGCCGGAGTCGCGGCGGGACAAGGCGATGCTGGAGCTGCTCTACGCAACGGGCATGCGCGTCACGGAGCTCGTATCCCTCAAGGTGAGCGACGTCAACCTCAGCGGCGGCTACGTCCGCTGCATCGGCAAGGGCAACAAGGAACGCCTCATCCCCTTCCACGAGCAGGCGCTCGGCTCCCTGGAGTTCTACATCGATGAGGGACGCGATTCCTTCTTGGGCAACGGCCGGAAGGAGCAGGCCCTCTTCCTGAACCGGCGCGGCGAGCAGCTCACGCGGCAGGGGTTCTGGCTCATCCTGAAGGAGTATGCGCGCAAGGCGGGCATCGCCAACCCGGTGACGCCGCACACCCTGCGCCACAGCTTCGCGACGCACATGCTGCGCGGCGGCGCCTCCCTCCGGCAGGTCCAGGAGTTCCTCGGTCACGCCAGCATCGCTAGCACACAGATATACACCCACCTCACGGACGACCACTTGCGCGAGCAGTTTGAGGAAGCCCATCCCCGTGGCAAATAG
- a CDS encoding cytidylate kinase-like family protein → MTVITINGQLGGAAREVGQEVARLLDLDYVDRVLLAEAAKRVGAPIAALEEKEEEDQSLGSRLTRLIQIAFERSAYSGNGGDPFFGTGVDTLLARPYPEGESDEETAAVAAAPTRLIDDSQFFQVLCDVMKDLAKEGNVIIMGRGGNFVLKDVPGVLHVGVVAPIDFRMDTAMRRNSMDRANAERYVMMEERARISFYRRHFKAHPDDPHQYHMMVNPATLGIEKAAKLVAQAVPLDA, encoded by the coding sequence ATGACCGTCATCACCATAAACGGGCAGCTTGGCGGCGCCGCCCGGGAAGTCGGGCAGGAGGTCGCCCGTCTCCTTGACCTCGATTATGTAGACCGTGTGCTCCTCGCCGAGGCCGCAAAGCGCGTCGGCGCGCCCATAGCTGCGCTGGAGGAAAAGGAAGAGGAGGACCAGTCACTGGGCAGCCGCCTGACACGGCTCATCCAGATCGCCTTCGAGCGCTCCGCCTACTCCGGCAACGGCGGCGACCCTTTCTTCGGCACTGGCGTTGACACGCTCCTGGCGCGCCCGTACCCGGAGGGGGAAAGCGACGAGGAGACGGCGGCGGTGGCAGCCGCACCCACAAGGCTGATCGACGACTCCCAGTTCTTTCAGGTCCTGTGCGACGTGATGAAGGACCTCGCAAAAGAGGGCAATGTCATCATCATGGGCCGCGGGGGCAACTTCGTCCTGAAGGACGTTCCCGGCGTACTGCACGTAGGCGTCGTGGCCCCCATCGACTTCCGCATGGACACGGCCATGCGGCGCAACAGCATGGACCGCGCCAATGCTGAGCGCTACGTCATGATGGAGGAGCGGGCGCGCATCAGCTTCTACCGCCGGCACTTCAAAGCCCATCCCGATGACCCGCACCAGTACCACATGATGGTAAACCCTGCTACCCTTGGTATAGAGAAGGCGGCCAAGCTGGTGGCGCAAGCGGTCCCGCTGGACGCCTGA